From one Pseudomonadales bacterium genomic stretch:
- the trpD gene encoding anthranilate phosphoribosyltransferase codes for MNIQQAIGAVLEGNDLSVEEMQAVMQQIMTGEATDAQIGGFLVGLRMKGETVDEIVGAASVMRKLAASVSVSGDYLVDIVGTGGDSAGIFNVSTASAFVASAAGARVAKHGNRSVSSKSGSADLLEAAGVRLDLSPDEVALCINEMGVGFMFAVNHHSAMKHAIGPRKELGVRTIFNLLGPLTNPASVPNLLLGVFDRKWLRPVAEVMQQLGAKHVLVVHSEDGLDEISVASGTWVCELKNGTISEYSLSPEDFDIKRSSLSDLKVTNADESLAMVKKALSPDGGAASDMVALNAGAALYAAGVAVTIKDGVAMAQDAIGSGLARARIGELATFSACLGSE; via the coding sequence ATGAATATTCAACAAGCCATCGGTGCGGTGCTGGAAGGCAACGACCTGAGTGTGGAAGAGATGCAAGCGGTGATGCAGCAAATCATGACCGGAGAAGCTACAGATGCCCAGATAGGGGGGTTTCTGGTTGGCTTGCGGATGAAAGGCGAGACCGTGGACGAAATTGTCGGCGCGGCATCCGTGATGAGAAAGCTGGCAGCATCAGTAAGTGTGTCAGGTGACTATCTGGTGGATATTGTTGGCACGGGCGGTGACAGCGCGGGTATTTTCAATGTTTCTACGGCCAGTGCTTTTGTCGCTTCTGCAGCTGGAGCCAGAGTCGCCAAGCATGGCAATCGCTCAGTGAGCAGCAAGAGTGGCAGTGCTGACTTGCTGGAAGCGGCTGGCGTGCGTCTCGATCTCTCTCCGGATGAGGTGGCGCTCTGCATCAACGAAATGGGTGTTGGCTTCATGTTCGCCGTAAATCATCACAGTGCCATGAAGCATGCCATTGGGCCGCGCAAAGAACTGGGTGTTCGCACAATCTTTAATCTGCTTGGCCCGTTAACGAATCCTGCCAGTGTGCCTAATCTGTTGCTGGGGGTTTTTGATCGGAAATGGTTGCGGCCGGTTGCCGAAGTTATGCAACAACTGGGTGCCAAGCATGTATTGGTGGTGCATTCGGAAGATGGTCTTGATGAGATCAGTGTTGCATCCGGTACATGGGTGTGTGAGTTGAAAAACGGCACCATAAGTGAATACTCACTTTCTCCAGAAGATTTTGATATTAAGCGATCAAGTTTGTCAGACTTGAAAGTGACGAATGCTGACGAAAGCCTGGCAATGGTTAAAAAAGCGCTTTCCCCAGACGGCGGTGCGGCATCCGATATGGTGGCGCTAAATGCGGGCGCTGCACTTTATGCTGCGGGAGTAGCCGTGACAATTAAAGATGGTGTGGCAATGGCTCAGGACGCAATTGGTTCTGGTTTGGCCAGGGCCAGAATCGGCGAGCTGGCGACTTTCAGTGCCTGCCTTGGGAGTGAATGA
- a CDS encoding aminodeoxychorismate/anthranilate synthase component II — MILMIDNYDSFTYNVVQYLAELKADVRVVRNDELSVADVVALTPEKIVISPGPCTPNEAGISVDVIKHFAGQVPVLGICLGHQSIGQAFGGKIVRAREVMHGKTSPIHHADKGVFRGLSNPFEATRYHSLVIERESLPDCLEITAWTEDEQGRVDEIMGVRHREYAIEGVQFHPESILTEYGHDLLQNFLSQNVRER, encoded by the coding sequence ATGATTCTTATGATCGACAATTACGACTCCTTCACTTACAACGTTGTTCAGTATCTGGCGGAGCTGAAAGCGGATGTCAGGGTAGTTCGCAATGACGAGTTAAGCGTGGCTGATGTGGTTGCGCTGACACCAGAGAAAATTGTTATTTCGCCGGGACCCTGTACGCCCAATGAAGCCGGTATTTCTGTTGACGTCATTAAGCACTTTGCCGGACAGGTGCCTGTTCTGGGTATCTGTCTGGGTCATCAGAGTATTGGCCAGGCATTTGGTGGAAAAATAGTGCGAGCCAGAGAAGTTATGCACGGTAAGACTTCGCCTATTCACCACGCCGACAAAGGTGTTTTTCGGGGCTTGTCGAACCCTTTTGAAGCAACCCGTTATCACTCGCTGGTGATTGAGAGGGAAAGCCTGCCGGACTGTCTGGAAATTACTGCCTGGACAGAAGACGAGCAAGGCCGGGTAGATGAAATTATGGGTGTGCGGCATCGTGAATATGCAATAGAGGGTGTACAGTTTCACCCCGAATCGATTCTTACCGAATACGGCCACGATTTACTGCAGAATTTTTTATCACAAAACGTACGGGAGCGCTGA
- a CDS encoding anthranilate synthase component I produces MTPEQFAVLAKQNYNRIPVIREILADLDTPLSSYLKLANGPYSYLFESVQGSEQWGRYSLIGLPSSTVLKVSGDELVIQRDGKVVEERRTDDPLMEVEKFHALYRMPDLSEVLPDLPRFTGGLVGYFGYDTVRYVEPRLKKSVPPDELGNPDILLMASDEVVVFDNLLGKLIFVVHEDAHDNQAWERAQQRLDSLEEKLRQPVPDLGGALSKMNLDGGTLREADFVSSMGEEGYKNAVRRIKEYTLSGDVMQVVPSQRLSIPFTAQPINLYRALRCLNPSPYMYFLNLDDFHIVGSSPEILARLEDGEVTVRPIAGTRRRGRTPEEDLAMEKEMLEDPKEIAEHLMLIDLGRNDVGRIAKTGKVVVTEKMVVERYSHVMHITSSVKGTVREGVSAMDVLRATLPAGTLSGAPKIRAMEIIDELEPVKRGVYGGAVGYLGWNGNMDTAIAIRTAVIKNNKLYVQAGGGIVADSVPELEWKETMNKARAIFRAAAMVV; encoded by the coding sequence ATGACTCCCGAACAATTTGCAGTATTGGCAAAGCAGAATTACAACCGGATTCCGGTTATCCGGGAAATTCTGGCCGACCTTGATACACCGCTTTCGAGCTACCTTAAATTGGCCAATGGGCCTTATTCCTATTTGTTTGAATCTGTTCAGGGTAGCGAGCAGTGGGGCCGTTATTCATTAATTGGCTTGCCGAGCAGTACGGTTTTAAAGGTTTCCGGTGACGAACTCGTTATTCAGCGCGATGGCAAGGTGGTTGAAGAACGGCGGACAGATGACCCGCTGATGGAAGTGGAAAAATTTCATGCGCTGTACCGTATGCCGGATTTATCTGAGGTGCTGCCTGACTTGCCCAGATTTACTGGCGGTCTGGTCGGTTATTTTGGTTATGATACCGTGCGCTACGTAGAGCCTCGACTCAAAAAATCTGTGCCGCCGGATGAGCTGGGCAACCCGGATATTCTGTTAATGGCCTCCGATGAAGTGGTGGTCTTTGATAATCTGCTGGGCAAACTCATTTTCGTGGTACACGAAGATGCGCATGACAATCAAGCCTGGGAGCGAGCACAGCAGCGGCTTGACAGCCTGGAAGAAAAGCTGAGGCAACCTGTGCCTGATCTCGGTGGCGCGCTGAGTAAAATGAATCTTGATGGTGGCACACTGAGAGAGGCGGATTTTGTTTCCAGTATGGGTGAGGAAGGTTACAAAAACGCGGTCCGGCGGATTAAGGAGTACACGCTGTCGGGTGACGTCATGCAGGTCGTGCCGTCACAGCGGTTATCAATTCCCTTCACTGCCCAACCCATCAATCTTTATCGTGCGTTGCGCTGTTTGAACCCGTCGCCTTATATGTATTTCCTCAACCTCGATGATTTCCATATTGTGGGTTCCTCTCCAGAGATTCTGGCGCGGCTGGAAGATGGCGAAGTCACCGTTCGGCCTATTGCCGGAACGCGTCGACGAGGCCGCACCCCTGAGGAAGATCTGGCAATGGAAAAGGAAATGCTGGAGGACCCCAAAGAAATTGCCGAGCATTTGATGCTGATTGATCTGGGCCGCAATGATGTTGGTCGAATTGCTAAAACCGGCAAGGTGGTTGTTACCGAAAAAATGGTCGTTGAACGCTACTCGCACGTTATGCATATTACTTCCAGCGTTAAGGGCACGGTGCGCGAGGGCGTCTCGGCAATGGATGTTTTGCGCGCGACATTGCCTGCCGGGACGTTGTCCGGGGCGCCAAAAATTCGCGCCATGGAAATTATTGATGAACTGGAGCCGGTGAAGCGCGGAGTTTATGGTGGGGCTGTCGGCTATCTTGGCTGGAATGGCAATATGGATACGGCTATCGCCATCCGCACAGCGGTAATTAAAAACAACAAACTTTATGTCCAGGCCGGTGGCGGTATTGTCGCCGATTCTGTGCCGGAGCTGGAGTGGAAAGAAACCATGAACAAGGCTCGCGCCATTTTCCGCGCAGCAGCGATGGTCGTGTAA
- the rpe gene encoding ribulose-phosphate 3-epimerase, which translates to MTDYLIAPSILSADFARLGEEVDAVLAAGADVVHFDVMDNHYVPNLTIGPMVCKALRDYGVTAPIDVHLMVEPVDDLIGMFADAGASWITFHPEASKHVDRSLQLIKQAGCKAGLVLNPAVGLGDMEYVLDKLDMILLMSVNPGFGGQKFIPSTLQKLREARTLIDQSGLDIRLEIDGGVGVANIREIAEAGADTFVAGSAIYGAADYAEVIGKMREQLQAVGSR; encoded by the coding sequence ATGACTGATTATCTGATTGCCCCCTCCATCCTTTCTGCTGACTTTGCCCGCCTTGGAGAAGAAGTTGATGCGGTGCTGGCAGCGGGTGCAGATGTAGTGCATTTTGATGTTATGGATAATCACTATGTGCCTAACCTGACGATTGGGCCAATGGTGTGCAAGGCGCTGCGCGACTACGGTGTTACAGCGCCGATTGATGTGCACCTGATGGTGGAGCCGGTAGACGATCTTATCGGTATGTTTGCTGATGCAGGGGCGAGCTGGATCACTTTTCACCCGGAAGCGTCAAAGCATGTCGACCGCTCATTGCAATTGATCAAGCAGGCGGGATGTAAGGCGGGACTGGTGCTGAATCCTGCGGTAGGCCTGGGTGACATGGAATATGTTCTCGACAAGCTGGACATGATTTTATTGATGTCTGTTAATCCGGGTTTTGGTGGGCAGAAGTTCATTCCTTCGACGTTACAGAAATTGCGTGAGGCGCGCACATTGATTGATCAAAGTGGGCTCGACATACGGTTGGAAATTGATGGCGGGGTAGGTGTGGCTAACATTCGCGAAATTGCTGAAGCCGGTGCCGATACCTTTGTTGCCGGGTCTGCTATTTATGGTGCTGCTGATTATGCAGAGGTTATTGGTAAAATGCGTGAGCAGCTGCAGGCCGTTGGCAGTCGCTGA
- a CDS encoding DUF1244 domain-containing protein, translating to MEKNTQNEIEAAVFQRLIKHLQDHTDVQNIDLMILADFCRNCLSKWYMAAAEERGEKMDYDTAREIVYGMPYEEWKDKYQLPATPEQQAAFEKRHN from the coding sequence ATGGAAAAAAACACCCAGAATGAAATTGAAGCAGCCGTCTTTCAGCGGCTGATCAAACACCTGCAAGATCATACAGATGTACAAAACATCGACCTGATGATTCTCGCCGACTTTTGCCGTAACTGTCTCTCCAAGTGGTATATGGCAGCGGCGGAAGAGCGTGGAGAGAAAATGGATTACGATACAGCCCGCGAGATTGTCTACGGTATGCCCTACGAAGAATGGAAAGACAAATATCAACTACCAGCGACGCCCGAACAACAGGCCGCCTTTGAGAAACGGCACAACTAA
- a CDS encoding DUF2784 domain-containing protein, which produces MIQQKANMMSTAYLLLANIAAALHFSFVAFVIAGGLLCYRWPRLVWLHFPVAVYGITIMVVNWRCPLTDLEIWLRKMAGQQVNWTEFIEHYIWSAVGWDGTEPFILALIVLLIVLFNFKAYRDLVKEALSK; this is translated from the coding sequence GTGATCCAACAAAAAGCCAACATGATGAGCACAGCCTACTTGTTACTGGCAAATATTGCTGCCGCCCTTCACTTCAGTTTCGTGGCCTTTGTGATTGCCGGGGGATTACTCTGTTATCGCTGGCCCAGACTGGTCTGGTTGCATTTCCCTGTTGCGGTATACGGTATCACGATCATGGTAGTGAACTGGCGCTGCCCACTGACTGATCTTGAAATCTGGTTGCGCAAAATGGCCGGGCAGCAGGTCAACTGGACAGAGTTTATTGAGCACTATATTTGGTCAGCGGTTGGCTGGGATGGCACAGAGCCGTTTATTCTGGCGCTGATTGTGCTTCTGATCGTGCTGTTTAACTTCAAGGCCTACCGGGATCTGGTCAAAGAAGCTTTAAGCAAGTAA
- the ubiD gene encoding 4-hydroxy-3-polyprenylbenzoate decarboxylase: MNCSDLREFITFLENRGELKRISVEVDPVLEMTEICDRTLRAGGPALLFEKPKGYDIPVLGNLFGTPERVAMGMGQKSVSALREVGELLAFLKEPEPPKGLRDLWEKRHDFKQILNMPAKIIKKAPSQQEIIEGDAVDLGKLPIQTCWPEDVAPLITWPLVITRGPEKERQNLGIYRMQVIGKNRLIMRWLSHRGGALDFRDWQKVHPGEPFPIAVALGADPATILGAVTPVPDTLSEYAFAGLLRGGRTEVAESLAGNLQVPANAEFVLEGHIHPDDMAPEGPYGDHTGYYNEVDNFPVFTVDRITHRRDPIYHSTYTGRPPDEPAILGLALNEVFIPLLQKQFPEIVDFYLPPEGCSYRFAVVTMKKQFPGHAKRVMMGVWSFLRQFMYTKFVVVTDDDVNARDWNDVIWAITTRMDPRRDTVIIDNTPIDYLDFASPVSGLGSKIGFDATNKWPGETSREWGKPIEMDAAVKHRIDQIWGDLGID, encoded by the coding sequence ATGAACTGTTCTGATCTAAGAGAATTTATTACTTTTCTTGAAAACCGAGGAGAACTCAAACGCATTAGCGTTGAAGTTGACCCGGTTCTGGAAATGACCGAAATCTGCGATCGCACATTGCGTGCTGGCGGACCTGCATTGCTTTTTGAAAAACCCAAAGGCTACGACATTCCCGTTCTGGGGAACTTGTTCGGCACCCCCGAGCGGGTCGCTATGGGCATGGGGCAAAAAAGTGTTAGCGCCTTGCGTGAAGTGGGCGAACTACTGGCTTTTCTCAAAGAACCGGAACCACCCAAGGGTCTGAGGGACTTATGGGAAAAGCGGCACGACTTCAAACAAATACTCAATATGCCTGCCAAGATAATAAAAAAGGCGCCCTCGCAACAAGAGATCATCGAGGGTGATGCCGTAGACCTTGGCAAACTGCCTATCCAGACCTGCTGGCCTGAAGATGTCGCACCGCTGATTACCTGGCCACTCGTCATCACTCGTGGCCCCGAAAAAGAGCGACAAAACCTGGGTATTTATCGCATGCAGGTGATTGGGAAGAATCGACTGATTATGCGCTGGTTAAGTCATCGAGGTGGTGCTCTGGACTTTCGCGACTGGCAAAAAGTTCATCCGGGCGAACCCTTCCCGATCGCTGTTGCACTGGGCGCGGACCCGGCAACCATCCTCGGTGCAGTAACACCTGTACCGGACACTCTCTCCGAATACGCCTTTGCTGGCTTGCTGCGAGGCGGCCGCACAGAAGTTGCCGAAAGTTTGGCAGGAAATCTGCAAGTTCCTGCAAATGCCGAGTTTGTTCTGGAAGGCCATATCCACCCGGATGACATGGCTCCGGAAGGCCCCTATGGCGATCACACCGGTTATTACAACGAAGTAGATAATTTCCCGGTCTTTACTGTAGATCGCATTACCCACCGCCGAGATCCGATTTATCACAGCACCTACACCGGCCGGCCACCTGACGAACCGGCAATTTTGGGCCTGGCCTTGAATGAAGTATTTATCCCGCTTTTGCAAAAGCAGTTCCCGGAAATAGTCGATTTCTACTTGCCTCCTGAAGGCTGTTCTTACCGCTTCGCGGTGGTAACCATGAAAAAGCAATTTCCGGGGCACGCCAAGCGGGTCATGATGGGCGTATGGTCATTCCTGCGCCAGTTTATGTACACCAAATTTGTGGTGGTGACCGATGACGATGTTAATGCGCGCGACTGGAACGATGTCATCTGGGCCATCACAACACGTATGGATCCCCGTCGCGACACAGTCATTATTGACAACACCCCCATCGACTATCTGGATTTTGCCTCTCCTGTCTCTGGACTCGGCTCAAAAATCGGATTCGACGCCACCAACAAATGGCCCGGCGAAACCAGTCGGGAGTGGGGCAAGCCAATTGAAATGGACGCTGCGGTAAAACATCGAATAGATCAAATATGGGGCGATCTGGGCATCGATTAA